A genomic stretch from Erysipelothrix sp. HDW6C includes:
- the secG gene encoding preprotein translocase subunit SecG codes for MAGLFKVLLLITSAVLIILSLLQSGKTEGFTGAFSGSKGLDLFSNAKERGAEKVLSNATLVTGILFIVFVVATLMNQ; via the coding sequence ATGGCAGGGCTATTTAAAGTATTATTATTAATTACATCAGCGGTACTCATCATTCTATCTCTATTACAAAGTGGAAAAACAGAAGGTTTCACAGGTGCATTTTCAGGAAGTAAAGGTTTAGACTTATTCTCGAACGCAAAAGAGCGTGGCGCAGAAAAGGTTCTTTCAAACGCTACTTTAGTTACTGGAATTCTATTCATTGTATTTGTTGTAGCCACACTGATGAATCAATAG
- the rnr gene encoding ribonuclease R, giving the protein MKNYEVVRDEISQTKELQSLEAWIENFKTTIGLSAADFKKIIQRMIDEEEVVVHKEKVYFLDNKRFARGTFRVVRDTFGFVENDHVSIYIAGLDYNGSLDLDDVLVEIKSAEKQYGVIVTTLKRNRDVLLGTMKMRGKGLFFIPYDTKITLQVEYEKGNLSLKENDRVIGKILNVGDKIDVEITSVLGQADEPGMDVRSVLFVYGIDVEFPEEVLEEVKSVPSEVSEKETEGRMDHRDQYVITIDGEDAKDLDDAIYMESLANGFRLYVHIADVAHYVKQDSAIGKSAFERSSSVYMVDRVVPMLPKELSNGVCSLHPNVDRLVMTAQIDIGFNGEIIDYNIYQSVIHSKRRMSYIEVNSGEDLKEVQPMIDMMRECASRLKYKREQAGSIGFESDESKFIIDNDGNVLDIFKRETGEAEEMIEMFMVTANEVVARHARYQFIPILYRIHDHPTKEKMQDLSHTLRILGYRMKGNLEEIRPKSLQKALEFFEGKPEYPVVSKLMLRSMSKAKYSPEPIGHFGLALEDYAHFTSPIRRYPDLLLHQRLKKYVVKQDRRNVEKDEAFTEEAGIHASKKERSILDAERQVEKIKKAQFMQDKVGETFIGYISGVTNFGIFVELPNTVEGLIHVRTLNDDFYQYDAMAQKMIGERTKQVYSIGQKLKVKLVSVDKIEHVVNFEIIKPRTRKGRRVIHERRRKKS; this is encoded by the coding sequence ATGAAAAATTATGAAGTAGTACGTGATGAAATATCACAGACAAAAGAATTACAATCGTTAGAAGCATGGATAGAGAACTTCAAAACAACGATTGGTTTAAGTGCGGCTGATTTTAAGAAAATCATACAACGCATGATTGATGAAGAAGAGGTTGTAGTCCATAAAGAGAAAGTATACTTCCTCGATAACAAACGCTTTGCACGAGGTACATTCCGTGTGGTGCGTGATACATTTGGATTTGTTGAAAATGACCATGTCTCAATATATATTGCAGGCCTTGATTACAATGGGTCGTTGGATCTTGACGATGTATTGGTAGAAATTAAAAGTGCTGAAAAACAATATGGTGTTATCGTAACAACATTAAAACGCAATCGCGATGTCCTTTTAGGCACAATGAAGATGCGCGGTAAGGGCTTGTTCTTTATCCCTTACGATACAAAGATTACATTGCAAGTTGAATATGAAAAAGGCAATCTCTCGTTAAAAGAGAATGATCGGGTTATCGGTAAAATCCTTAACGTCGGCGACAAGATTGATGTAGAAATCACATCAGTTCTTGGACAAGCAGATGAGCCAGGGATGGATGTTCGTTCTGTATTGTTTGTTTACGGTATCGATGTTGAGTTTCCAGAAGAAGTCCTTGAGGAAGTGAAGTCAGTCCCATCGGAAGTATCAGAAAAAGAAACCGAAGGCCGCATGGACCATCGTGATCAATATGTCATTACAATTGACGGTGAAGATGCAAAAGACCTTGATGATGCTATTTATATGGAATCACTCGCCAATGGTTTTCGTTTGTATGTTCACATCGCCGATGTTGCTCACTATGTGAAACAAGACAGTGCGATTGGTAAGAGTGCGTTTGAACGTAGTTCTTCAGTTTATATGGTTGACCGCGTTGTGCCGATGTTGCCTAAGGAATTATCAAATGGAGTCTGTTCACTACACCCGAACGTTGATCGTTTGGTTATGACGGCCCAAATTGATATTGGCTTCAATGGTGAAATTATTGATTACAATATCTACCAGTCGGTAATTCATTCAAAACGACGCATGAGTTATATAGAAGTAAATTCAGGGGAAGACTTGAAAGAAGTACAACCCATGATTGATATGATGCGTGAGTGTGCATCACGTCTAAAATACAAGCGTGAACAAGCAGGGTCCATTGGATTTGAAAGTGATGAAAGTAAATTCATCATTGATAACGATGGTAATGTCCTCGATATCTTCAAACGTGAAACGGGAGAAGCAGAAGAAATGATAGAAATGTTTATGGTCACCGCCAATGAAGTGGTTGCACGTCATGCACGTTATCAATTCATTCCAATTTTATACCGAATTCACGATCATCCGACCAAAGAAAAAATGCAAGATTTATCTCATACACTGCGTATCTTAGGATATCGCATGAAAGGGAACCTTGAGGAAATTCGTCCGAAGTCACTTCAAAAAGCATTGGAGTTCTTCGAAGGGAAACCAGAGTATCCGGTGGTATCAAAACTGATGCTTCGTTCGATGAGCAAGGCAAAGTACAGTCCAGAACCAATTGGACACTTTGGATTGGCACTCGAAGACTATGCTCACTTTACCTCGCCGATTCGTCGTTATCCCGATTTACTACTTCACCAACGTCTCAAGAAATACGTTGTGAAACAAGATCGCCGTAACGTAGAAAAAGACGAAGCGTTCACTGAAGAAGCTGGAATTCATGCTTCAAAGAAAGAACGATCAATTCTTGATGCAGAGCGTCAAGTTGAGAAGATTAAGAAGGCACAATTCATGCAAGACAAAGTTGGCGAAACATTCATTGGCTACATCAGTGGTGTCACGAATTTTGGAATCTTTGTGGAGTTGCCGAATACTGTTGAAGGATTAATCCATGTCAGAACATTGAATGATGATTTCTATCAATACGATGCAATGGCGCAAAAAATGATTGGTGAAAGAACCAAGCAAGTTTATTCAATTGGACAAAAACTAAAAGTCAAACTTGTCTCAGTCGATAAGATTGAACATGTTGTGAATTTTGAAATTATCAAACCGAGAACACGGAAGGGGCGTAGAGTGATTCATGAGCGTCGTCGCAAAAAATCGTAA
- the smpB gene encoding SsrA-binding protein SmpB, with translation MSVVAKNRKAYHDYFIEDEFEAGMVLQGTEIKAIRQGLVQLKEAFITIIDGEAWIKGMHIGQYEQGNQFNHDETRERKLLLHRHEIEKLQKAQTLKGYTIVPLNIHLSKGRAKLQVAMAKGKHLYDKRQVEKERTLNREMQKAMKERY, from the coding sequence ATGAGCGTCGTCGCAAAAAATCGTAAGGCATACCATGACTATTTCATAGAAGATGAATTTGAAGCGGGAATGGTATTGCAAGGAACCGAAATTAAAGCAATTCGTCAAGGACTTGTGCAACTAAAAGAAGCGTTTATTACTATCATCGATGGGGAAGCGTGGATTAAAGGCATGCACATTGGTCAATACGAACAAGGCAATCAATTCAATCATGATGAGACTCGAGAACGAAAACTCTTGTTGCACCGTCATGAAATTGAGAAACTTCAAAAAGCGCAAACCTTAAAAGGATACACAATTGTACCGCTCAACATTCATTTGAGTAAGGGTCGTGCAAAACTGCAAGTTGCTATGGCGAAAGGGAAACATCTCTATGACAAACGTCAAGTTGAGAAAGAGCGTACTTTGAACCGAGAAATGCAGAAAGCCATGAAAGAACGATATTAG
- a CDS encoding LemA family protein, giving the protein MPTALIVILAIVAVVLLFGISQYNGFVRLKNLVEEAFSTMDVYLKKRYDLIPNIVETVKGYASHEKDTLQGVIEARNKAANATTPEARIEAEGDLNKVMGRLFALTESYPDLKANTNFMDLQGQLQTIETEIAQSRKYYNGTVRQYNTKRESFPSNIIAGMFNFAAKPLFEITDDAERANVKVQF; this is encoded by the coding sequence ATGCCAACAGCACTAATAGTTATTTTAGCGATCGTTGCGGTCGTCTTGTTATTTGGTATTTCACAATACAACGGTTTTGTCCGTTTAAAAAACCTTGTTGAAGAAGCTTTCTCAACGATGGATGTTTACCTTAAGAAACGTTACGACCTTATTCCAAATATCGTTGAAACAGTAAAAGGGTATGCAAGCCACGAGAAAGATACACTTCAAGGTGTTATCGAAGCTCGTAATAAAGCTGCAAACGCTACAACACCCGAAGCACGTATTGAAGCAGAAGGTGATTTGAACAAAGTTATGGGACGCTTATTTGCATTAACAGAAAGCTACCCAGATTTGAAAGCAAATACAAACTTTATGGATCTTCAAGGACAGTTACAAACAATTGAAACTGAAATTGCACAATCCCGTAAGTACTACAACGGAACAGTACGTCAGTACAATACAAAACGTGAATCGTTCCCATCAAACATCATTGCTGGTATGTTCAATTTCGCAGCGAAACCTCTCTTCGAAATTACCGATGATGCAGAACGTGCAAACGTTAAAGTACAATTTTAA
- a CDS encoding DUF2207 domain-containing protein, with translation MKQIKRITLFFVILLGLLVMPVSAASNDIEGRNLDVKMNVREDGVIEVHETLDVYFNGRNQGIFVVIPQVYEKEFDGVSKTFFFPIKNFKVLSGDEVSIERNREGITARMGEEGVYLSGDKRYEYSYEIHTRQFAPAGRQIIYQNIVSSEWLFPIQNVTFSITMPKPFGLAPQLYATTNNLPVPHEVVGNTISGHYSETLYRQGLSFWLEVEDGYFTYPVFDYTWIGLGLTGLLTALFVALYTKFGKKNPVVESVEFAAPEGISSAEVGYIYRGHNVSKDIVSLIIYWASRGYLTIEELDEKGDNIKLTKLKDLPGSENVEERRVFRELFEGRDEVTTKQLNETFGAVVQHATQTLGKRFSGSKENRVFDRTSSTVKALGSIFLPFGIGLFGGFVSFKTSGYGGDFATGFVVTFVAFMIVTMVGVATLPRDGINNVVKSPTGGMFITLAVAALASLVVYFFIVSGNEELWIFIIVLALFLIGLYFVANMGRRTPKGSRWYGQILGLERFIKVAEEARIRALAEETPEIFYDVLPYAYVLGITDTWVKKFESIAIPKPDWYMSTRSDFTTFYLWSSLNRSMRTINSSMVSVPAPKGSSGGGGSFGGGGGSFGGGGGFGGGGFGGSGGGGW, from the coding sequence ATGAAACAAATAAAACGCATAACGCTCTTTTTTGTTATTCTCTTAGGACTGTTAGTTATGCCAGTGAGTGCGGCTTCAAATGACATCGAGGGGCGAAATTTAGATGTTAAAATGAATGTTCGCGAAGATGGTGTCATTGAAGTTCATGAGACTTTGGATGTCTATTTCAATGGACGGAATCAAGGGATTTTTGTGGTGATTCCACAAGTATACGAGAAAGAATTTGACGGAGTATCAAAAACGTTCTTTTTTCCAATAAAGAACTTTAAGGTGCTCAGTGGTGATGAAGTCAGTATAGAGCGAAATCGCGAAGGTATCACCGCTCGAATGGGGGAAGAAGGCGTTTATCTGTCGGGTGACAAACGATACGAATATTCTTACGAAATTCATACACGTCAATTTGCACCAGCAGGTAGACAGATTATTTATCAAAATATTGTCAGTAGTGAGTGGCTGTTTCCAATCCAAAATGTAACATTTAGCATTACTATGCCGAAACCATTTGGATTGGCGCCACAACTCTATGCAACAACCAATAACCTTCCAGTACCTCATGAAGTTGTTGGAAATACAATTTCAGGTCACTACAGTGAGACATTGTATCGTCAAGGCCTATCATTTTGGTTAGAGGTAGAAGATGGTTACTTTACTTATCCTGTGTTTGATTACACGTGGATTGGGCTTGGGTTAACTGGATTACTGACAGCACTTTTTGTAGCACTTTATACAAAATTTGGTAAGAAGAATCCCGTTGTGGAGTCTGTCGAATTTGCAGCGCCGGAAGGAATTTCAAGTGCGGAAGTTGGTTATATTTATCGTGGGCATAATGTCTCGAAAGATATCGTGTCATTGATTATCTATTGGGCTTCTCGTGGTTATTTAACAATCGAGGAGCTCGATGAAAAGGGCGATAATATCAAACTTACCAAACTTAAAGATTTACCCGGTTCAGAGAATGTTGAAGAGCGACGTGTTTTCCGTGAGCTCTTTGAAGGTCGTGATGAAGTCACAACAAAACAACTTAACGAAACATTTGGGGCTGTTGTTCAACATGCAACACAGACACTTGGAAAACGTTTTTCGGGAAGTAAAGAAAACCGTGTCTTTGATCGTACATCAAGTACGGTAAAAGCACTTGGTTCGATTTTCCTTCCGTTTGGAATTGGTCTTTTCGGTGGGTTTGTAAGTTTTAAAACAAGTGGCTATGGTGGTGACTTTGCGACTGGATTTGTTGTCACATTTGTTGCATTTATGATAGTTACAATGGTGGGGGTTGCGACGCTGCCTCGTGATGGTATTAACAATGTTGTTAAGAGTCCTACAGGCGGTATGTTTATTACATTGGCAGTAGCAGCACTTGCATCGTTAGTTGTCTACTTCTTTATTGTAAGTGGAAACGAAGAACTCTGGATCTTTATTATCGTACTTGCACTATTCTTGATTGGTTTGTATTTTGTGGCCAATATGGGACGACGAACACCGAAAGGGTCGCGTTGGTATGGTCAAATCTTGGGACTTGAGCGTTTTATCAAAGTCGCTGAAGAAGCGCGCATTCGTGCGCTAGCGGAAGAAACACCTGAGATATTCTATGATGTTCTTCCTTACGCCTATGTTTTAGGAATTACCGATACATGGGTTAAGAAATTTGAGTCCATTGCCATTCCTAAACCGGATTGGTATATGTCGACGCGTAGTGACTTCACAACGTTCTACTTGTGGTCATCACTCAATCGTTCGATGCGAACCATTAACAGTTCAATGGTGAGTGTTCCGGCACCAAAAGGCTCGTCCGGTGGTGGCGGAAGCTTTGGCGGCGGTGGCGGAAGCTTCGGCGGTGGCGGCGGTTTCGGCGGCGGTGGCTTCGGTGGAAGTGGCGGCGGTGGCTGGTAA
- a CDS encoding ABC transporter ATP-binding protein, protein MKYFKGYKVKSVAAVLAKLVEAVFELILPLLMARLIDEGITQGNMSVVYWMVFWMFVLTLLGYVSSLVCQYLASVVSQRVGGRLRSALFAKINTFSIAEYNHYSSALLTNRITTDVNLIQEMIARTIRLGVRAPILMIGSLFALNAISPRLAMALLKTFPIFVIVVVAFMYFSMRGHKKATQQLDTVVAKVRESLSGTRIIRAFSKQEESDTLFNEENKVLAKKQRNVGWITTLSGPMTSLIMNLVLVWLVYLGALEIQIGTMTQGQTIAVINYCTQLVLTLIVAMNLVMIFSRGYTSSFRVKEILDTEVSVKNTGSKIIDAPFDLEFKNVSFSYPQETRRVINDVSFSVKPGQVLGIIGLTGSGKSTLVKLIPRFADVSSGVIEIDGTPIQDYDLVSLRNAIGYVSQSAEFLKASIADNVLMKSSLGNAEDAIIDAQGKDILNKGIESTVEEGGKNLSGGQRQRLSIARALAKNPRLIVFDDSFSALDFLTDKNLRMHLKEAYNDASQIIISQRTTSVMDADTIFVLDDGRIQDMGTHDYLMEHNEVYRRIHRIQTEGGAEDVQA, encoded by the coding sequence ATGAAATATTTTAAAGGTTATAAAGTAAAGTCTGTGGCTGCAGTTCTTGCGAAATTGGTTGAAGCTGTATTTGAATTGATTCTTCCGCTTTTGATGGCTCGTCTCATTGACGAAGGAATTACCCAAGGCAACATGAGTGTTGTCTATTGGATGGTATTTTGGATGTTTGTATTAACACTCTTGGGTTATGTGTCCTCGCTGGTGTGTCAATACCTTGCATCTGTAGTTTCACAACGTGTCGGTGGGAGATTGCGGTCTGCGTTATTTGCGAAGATTAATACATTCTCAATCGCTGAGTACAACCACTATTCGAGTGCGTTGCTTACAAATAGAATTACGACAGATGTGAACCTTATTCAAGAAATGATTGCGAGAACGATTCGGTTGGGGGTTCGTGCACCAATTCTTATGATCGGGAGTTTATTTGCACTGAATGCAATCAGTCCACGCCTCGCAATGGCACTGCTTAAGACGTTTCCAATTTTCGTAATTGTCGTTGTTGCATTTATGTACTTTTCAATGCGTGGTCATAAAAAGGCAACCCAACAACTCGATACAGTTGTGGCAAAGGTACGTGAATCGTTGAGTGGCACGCGTATTATTCGCGCATTCTCAAAACAAGAAGAAAGCGATACTTTGTTTAATGAAGAAAACAAAGTCTTAGCGAAGAAACAACGTAATGTTGGATGGATTACAACACTATCTGGCCCAATGACCTCCTTGATTATGAATTTGGTTTTAGTGTGGTTGGTTTACTTGGGTGCGCTTGAAATTCAAATTGGAACCATGACTCAAGGGCAAACGATCGCAGTTATTAACTATTGTACACAATTAGTTCTTACACTCATCGTTGCCATGAACCTCGTGATGATTTTCTCACGTGGGTATACATCATCGTTCCGTGTTAAAGAAATACTTGATACTGAAGTTTCTGTCAAAAATACAGGATCAAAAATTATTGATGCTCCCTTTGATTTGGAGTTTAAGAATGTATCCTTCAGTTATCCCCAAGAAACACGACGCGTTATTAATGATGTAAGTTTTTCGGTGAAACCAGGTCAGGTATTGGGAATCATTGGTTTGACTGGAAGTGGGAAATCAACATTGGTTAAACTTATTCCAAGGTTTGCGGATGTGAGCTCAGGTGTGATTGAAATTGATGGAACACCCATTCAAGATTACGATCTTGTTTCATTGCGTAATGCGATCGGTTATGTTTCGCAATCTGCAGAGTTTCTCAAGGCAAGTATTGCGGATAATGTATTGATGAAGTCCTCACTAGGTAATGCTGAAGATGCCATCATTGATGCACAAGGTAAAGATATTCTAAACAAAGGGATTGAATCGACTGTTGAAGAAGGTGGAAAGAACCTCTCTGGGGGTCAGCGCCAACGACTCAGCATTGCACGTGCGCTTGCTAAGAATCCACGCCTCATTGTCTTTGATGACAGTTTCTCGGCGCTTGATTTCCTTACCGACAAGAATCTGCGCATGCATCTCAAAGAAGCATACAATGATGCATCACAAATTATCATCAGTCAGCGGACAACCTCAGTCATGGATGCTGATACAATCTTTGTCCTCGATGATGGTCGTATTCAAGATATGGGGACGCATGATTATCTGATGGAGCACAACGAAGTGTACCGTCGCATTCATCGCATTCAAACAGAAGGAGGTGCCGAAGATGTTCAAGCGTAA
- a CDS encoding ABC transporter ATP-binding protein codes for MFKRKRIIVGIVFCIILSLISSLTLVLTPFYLGKAIDRMVGINNVDMSGVVSYLKLAVLMYGINFITTWIATLVANNISVSTVESLRLTLKQHLSKLPIAYLDTHSHGNIQAMFAMDGELMVDGLFQFMTQLMGGVFTVLISAYFMFSINVPMTLIVIGLVPLMYITSRIVAKHSLRLFKRQQDLAGKLSGKTSEIFDNHMLVIGSNYQDEAIAEFEVINDELNDVGERAQFISALTNPTTRVVNNLSYLLLGLSGAFAVRYFGLTVGIFTSFISYSMMFSKPFNEFSAIVAQVMAGRASYDRFKTILAEPIEIDVDRDVTLHGETVAFNAVDFAYNPKHPLIEDMNLVIKPLSKVAIVGPTGAGKSTMINLLMRFYDVQSGTITIDGQDISQMSRASVRNTMGIVLQDPWLFEGTIRDNIKYGRPDASDELVMESAQQAGCHDYIMSLDKQYDTKIELGSKNISLGQRQMITIARALLVDAPIIILDEATSSLDVITEQKIQTVFSQIMAHRTSFFIAHRLSTVVDSDVILVMKEGHLIEQGNHHELMAQKGFYHQLYMSQF; via the coding sequence ATGTTCAAGCGTAAACGCATAATAGTCGGTATTGTATTCTGTATTATCTTATCCTTAATCTCAAGTCTCACCCTTGTCTTAACGCCATTTTATTTAGGTAAGGCAATTGACCGCATGGTTGGCATCAATAATGTTGATATGTCGGGTGTTGTCTCCTATTTGAAACTTGCGGTTTTAATGTATGGGATTAATTTCATCACGACATGGATTGCCACGCTGGTAGCCAATAATATCTCTGTAAGTACTGTTGAATCACTACGACTTACGTTGAAACAACACTTGAGTAAACTGCCCATTGCATATCTTGATACGCATTCACATGGAAATATTCAAGCGATGTTTGCCATGGATGGAGAATTAATGGTTGATGGACTTTTCCAATTTATGACCCAACTCATGGGTGGTGTGTTCACGGTGTTAATCTCAGCATATTTTATGTTCTCGATTAATGTACCAATGACCCTCATTGTAATTGGACTTGTGCCTTTAATGTATATAACCTCTCGTATTGTTGCCAAGCACTCATTGCGTCTTTTCAAACGCCAACAAGATTTAGCGGGAAAATTAAGTGGGAAAACATCGGAAATATTCGACAATCACATGCTTGTGATTGGTTCGAACTATCAAGACGAAGCCATTGCTGAGTTTGAAGTCATCAATGATGAGTTAAATGATGTGGGAGAGCGTGCCCAGTTTATTTCCGCCTTAACAAACCCCACAACACGGGTTGTCAACAATCTAAGTTATCTTCTGTTGGGATTAAGTGGTGCCTTTGCGGTTCGATATTTTGGTCTAACTGTAGGGATCTTCACAAGTTTTATTAGCTATTCCATGATGTTCTCAAAACCATTTAACGAGTTCAGTGCGATTGTTGCGCAAGTCATGGCAGGACGCGCAAGTTACGATCGTTTTAAAACAATCCTTGCTGAACCCATTGAAATTGATGTTGATCGTGACGTAACACTTCACGGTGAAACAGTGGCGTTCAATGCAGTCGACTTTGCATATAATCCCAAGCATCCATTAATTGAGGATATGAACCTTGTGATCAAGCCATTATCGAAGGTGGCCATTGTTGGGCCTACTGGAGCAGGTAAATCGACAATGATTAATCTGTTGATGCGGTTCTATGATGTCCAATCAGGAACCATTACAATTGATGGTCAAGATATATCGCAAATGAGCCGCGCATCTGTCCGAAATACGATGGGAATTGTATTGCAAGACCCTTGGTTGTTTGAAGGAACCATTCGCGACAACATTAAATATGGACGTCCTGATGCATCGGATGAATTGGTGATGGAGTCTGCACAACAAGCCGGCTGTCACGATTACATCATGTCTCTTGATAAACAATACGATACAAAAATTGAATTGGGATCGAAGAATATTTCCCTGGGTCAGCGACAAATGATTACAATTGCCCGTGCATTGTTAGTCGATGCGCCCATCATCATTCTTGATGAGGCAACAAGTAGTTTGGATGTTATTACTGAGCAAAAAATTCAAACCGTATTCAGTCAAATAATGGCTCATCGTACGAGTTTCTTCATCGCCCATCGCCTTTCCACTGTTGTGGATTCAGATGTGATTTTGGTCATGAAAGAAGGACACTTAATTGAGCAAGGAAATCATCACGAACTGATGGCGCAAAAAGGGTTCTATCATCAACTCTATATGAGCCAATTCTAA
- the cdaA gene encoding diadenylate cyclase CdaA has translation MQFTLLTFQSIIQSLKVVVDFLIVWVLVYYVLRIVRNNSRTVQIFKGIVLIITMRFIAVQINLTTIKSLLDFALQNGILVFVIIFQPELRSMLERLGKTSVFSALHSLSGNEKDKLIDELVDATTTLSERKTGALITLEQGHSLTDYVKTGTAINSSVTSELLTSIFVTSTPLHDGAVIIQGDRIAAASAYFPPTNQELPTRYGARHRAAIGISEMTDSITIVVSEETGTISIAEGGKLREMDEKSLREYLNLLIQNTEKEVSQAVTTKRSRKLNMSKLNIDPIKIEKVDSSEVVFKEKSGEAKEKHDISKLMGIFKKKPKKAKPVAEAKEEKAEPVTKKETDDAPKVDIKDLFTKTEKTTKAEDDSEETVVETEVIEEAVVEPSKEEGGDTNE, from the coding sequence ATGCAATTTACCTTATTAACATTCCAATCCATCATTCAAAGTTTGAAAGTCGTCGTTGACTTTTTAATCGTATGGGTATTGGTATATTACGTACTCAGAATCGTACGTAATAATTCACGAACAGTACAAATATTCAAAGGAATCGTTTTAATCATTACCATGCGATTCATCGCAGTCCAAATTAATCTTACAACGATTAAATCACTCTTGGACTTTGCGTTACAAAACGGAATTCTCGTTTTTGTCATTATATTCCAACCGGAATTGCGTTCGATGCTCGAACGATTGGGAAAAACTTCCGTTTTTTCAGCATTACATTCGCTATCTGGTAATGAGAAAGACAAACTTATTGATGAGTTGGTTGATGCAACAACAACGTTGTCAGAGCGTAAGACTGGTGCATTGATTACCTTAGAACAAGGGCACTCATTAACAGATTATGTCAAAACAGGAACGGCGATTAATTCATCCGTTACCAGTGAACTCTTGACGTCAATTTTTGTTACGTCAACACCACTTCACGATGGGGCGGTTATTATACAAGGTGATCGCATTGCTGCAGCATCCGCGTACTTCCCACCTACAAACCAAGAATTACCAACACGTTATGGTGCGCGTCACCGTGCTGCGATTGGTATCTCGGAAATGACTGATTCAATTACGATTGTTGTTTCGGAAGAAACAGGAACAATCTCAATCGCTGAAGGCGGTAAACTTCGTGAAATGGATGAGAAGAGTTTGCGTGAGTATCTCAACCTCTTAATCCAAAACACTGAAAAAGAAGTGAGCCAAGCAGTTACTACAAAACGTTCACGCAAGTTGAATATGTCAAAACTTAATATCGATCCAATTAAGATTGAAAAAGTTGATAGTTCAGAAGTTGTGTTTAAAGAAAAATCAGGCGAAGCAAAAGAAAAACATGATATTTCGAAACTCATGGGAATCTTCAAGAAGAAACCAAAGAAAGCAAAACCTGTTGCTGAAGCTAAAGAAGAGAAAGCAGAACCAGTTACGAAGAAGGAAACTGACGATGCTCCTAAAGTAGATATCAAGGATCTGTTTACAAAAACAGAGAAAACAACAAAAGCTGAAGATGATAGTGAAGAGACAGTCGTTGAAACTGAAGTAATCGAGGAAGCAGTTGTAGAGCCTTCTAAAGAAGAAGGAGGTGACACAAATGAGTAA